Proteins from one Salmo salar chromosome ssa07, Ssal_v3.1, whole genome shotgun sequence genomic window:
- the sh2d1ab gene encoding SH2 domain containing 1A duplicate b, with amino-acid sequence MEQEKLAVYHGAISREEGEMRLWTAGQDGSYLIRNSESLAGLYCLCVLYKGYVYTYRLSLDGGGSWTAETTPGVEKRYFRKMKNLITAFQKPGQGIATPLLYPVTMQSHMHPVTTENHTHPGNMKAHPTHTTENHYQQ; translated from the exons ATGGAACAAGAGAAACTAGCCGTGTACCACGGAGCCATcagcagagaggagggggagatgaggctGTGGACAGCAGGACAGGACGGCAGCTACCTGATACGCAACAGTGAGAGTCTAGCTGGGCTCTACTGCCTCTGTGTGCT gtATAAAGGCTATGTGTACACATATAGGCTGTCCCTGGATGGTGGAGGCTCCTGGACAGCAGAG ACTACTCCCGGCGTGGAGAAACGATACTTTCGGAAAATGAAGAACTTGATAACAGCTTTCCAAAAACCAGGCCAAGGCATTGCTACACCTCTCCTCTACCCCGTAACCATGCAGAGTCACATGCACCCTGTCACCACAGAGAATCATACACACCCTGGCAACATGAAAGCACACCCAACTcacaccactgagaatcattaccAACAGTAG